Proteins from a genomic interval of Rickettsia sp. Oklahoma-10:
- the holA gene encoding DNA polymerase III subunit delta produces MKFYFSQIKRLFELITAGKIKALLLYGPDKGYIEKICKHLVESLNMLKTSIEYTEPNIASLEILLNSSNFFGQKELIKVRSVGNSIDQNLKTILSSDYINFPVFIGGEITSSSSFRKFFETEEYLAAVACYHDDEAKVERIILDKVGKTNKTISKEANAYLKAHLKGDHYLVCNEINKLIYFVHDRKEITLNDVLEVISSEVTANGSDLAMYFLKKDYSNFLRELDILKTQNINEVLIIRALIRHYLNLYIVLSKVKNGERLESAIKSLSPPIFYQYINDFIKIASSLSIAECLETLKLLQQAEVEYKLNPASFDLLQKIYTR; encoded by the coding sequence ATGAAATTTTATTTTTCACAAATTAAGCGGTTATTTGAACTAATAACAGCTGGAAAAATTAAAGCTCTTTTACTATATGGTCCTGATAAAGGTTATATAGAGAAAATTTGTAAGCACTTAGTAGAAAGCTTAAATATGCTAAAAACTTCTATAGAATATACAGAACCTAATATTGCATCTTTAGAAATATTGCTTAATTCATCTAATTTTTTTGGTCAAAAAGAATTAATTAAAGTTAGATCAGTCGGTAATTCAATCGATCAAAATTTAAAAACAATTCTAAGCAGTGATTATATAAATTTTCCTGTATTTATAGGTGGAGAAATTACTTCTAGTTCAAGCTTCAGAAAATTTTTTGAAACGGAAGAATATTTGGCGGCAGTTGCTTGTTATCATGACGATGAAGCAAAAGTTGAAAGAATTATTTTAGATAAAGTAGGAAAAACCAATAAAACTATAAGTAAAGAAGCTAATGCTTATTTAAAAGCTCACCTAAAAGGTGATCACTATCTAGTTTGTAATGAAATAAATAAGTTGATATATTTTGTTCATGATCGAAAAGAAATTACTTTAAACGATGTTCTAGAAGTGATAAGTAGCGAAGTTACGGCCAACGGCAGTGATTTAGCAATGTATTTTTTAAAAAAAGATTATAGTAATTTTTTGCGAGAGCTGGATATTTTAAAAACACAAAATATCAATGAAGTTTTAATTATCAGAGCCTTAATAAGGCATTACTTAAATTTATATATAGTGTTATCGAAAGTAAAAAACGGTGAACGTTTGGAATCCGCAATAAAGTCATTATCACCACCGATTTTTTATCAGTATATTAATGATTTTATAAAAATAGCAAGTAGTCTTAGCATAGCTGAATGTTTAGAGACTTTAAAACTGCTGCAGCAAGCAGAGGTAGAATATAAGCTAAACCCTGCTAGTTTTGATTTACTGCAAAAAATTTATACTCGATGA